The following proteins are encoded in a genomic region of Castor canadensis chromosome 19, mCasCan1.hap1v2, whole genome shotgun sequence:
- the Glce gene encoding D-glucuronyl C5-epimerase, with protein sequence MRCLAARVSYKTLIIICALFTLVTVLLWNKCSSDKAIQFPRHLSGGFRVEGLDKRAAASERDHYVHHMARQQPEEASPRQQKAPPVVGGFSSNGGSQVLGLKYEEIDCLINDEHTIKGRREGNEVFLPFTWVEKYFDVYGKVVQYDGYERFEFSHSYSRVYAQRAPYHPDGVFMSFEGYNVEVRDRVKCISGVEGVPLSTQWGPQGYFYPIQIAQYGLSHYSKNLTEKPPHIEVYETAEDRDKDSKPSEWTVPKGCFLASVADKLRFTNVKQFIAPETSDGVSLQLGNTKDFIISFDLKFLTNGSVSVVLETTEKNQLFTVHYVSNTQLIAFKERDIYYGIGPRTSWSTVTRDLVTDLRKGVGLSNTKAVKPTKIMPKKVVRLIAKGKGFLDNITVSTTAHMAAFFAASDWLVRNQDEKGGWPIMVTRKLGEGFKSLEPGWYSAMAQGQAISTLVRAYLLTKDRVFLNSALRATAPYKSPSEQHGVKAVFMNRHDWYEEYPTTPSSFVLNGFMYSLIGLYDLKETAGERLGKEAGSLYERGMQSLKAMLPLYDTGSGTIYDLRHFMLGSAPNLARWDYHTTHINQLQLLSTIDDSPIFKEFVRRWKSYLKGSRAKHN encoded by the exons ATGCGTTGTTTGGCAGCTCGGGTCAGCTACAAGACTTTGATTATCATCTGTGCTCTCTTCACTTTGGTCACAGTACTTCTGTGGAATAAGTGCTCCAGTGACAAAGCCATCCAGTTTCCACGGCACTTGAGTGGTGGCTTCAGAGTGGAGGGATTGGACAAAAGAGCGGCAGCATCTGAGAGGGACCACTATGTGCACCACATGGCCAGGCAGCAGCCCGAGGAGGCATCCCCTCGGCAGCAGAAGGCTCCCCCCGTTGTGGGGGGCTTCAGTAGCAATGGGGGAAGCCAGGTGCTGGGGCTCAAGTACGAGGAAATTGACTGTCTCATAAACGACGAGCACACGATCAAGGGGAGACGCGAGGGCAATGAGGTCTTCCTTCCGTTCACTTGGGTGGAGAAATACTTTGATGTCTACGGAAAAGTGGTTCAGTATGATGGCTACGAGCGCTTTGAGTTCTCTCATAGCTATTCCAGAGTCTATGCACAGAGAGCCCCGTACCACCCCGATGGGGTCTTCATGTCCTTCGAAGGCTACAACGTGGAAGTCCGAGACAGAGTCAAATGTATAAGTGGGGTTGAAG GCGTGCCATTATCCACACAATGGGGACCTCAAGGCTATTTCTACCCCATCCAGATTGCACAGTACGGGTTAAGTCATTACAGCAAGAATCTCACCGAGAAGCCACCTCACATAGAGGTATATGAAACAGCAGAAGACAGGGACAAAGACAGCAAGCCCAGCGAGTGGACTGTGCCAAAGGGCTGCTTTCTGGCCAGTGTGGCCGACAAGCTTAGATTCACCAATGTGAAACAGTTTATTGCTCCAG AAACCAGTGACGGTGTGTCCTTGCAGctgggaaacacaaaagactttattatttcatttgaccTCAAGTTCTTGACCAACGGAAGTGTGTCCGTGGTTCTGGAGACCACAGAAAAGAATCAGCTGTTCACTGTGCATTACGTCTCAAATACCCAACTCATTGCTTTTAAAGAAAGAGACATATACTATGGCATTGGGCCCAGAACTTCATGGAGCACGGTTACCAGAGACCTGGTCACTGACCTCAGGAAAGGAGTGGGCCTTTCCAACACAAAAGCTGTTAAGCCAACTAAAATCATGCCCAAAAAGGTGGTTCGGTTGATTGCGAAAGGGAAGGGGTTCCTGGACAACATCACGGTCTCTACCACAGCCCACATGGCTGCCTTCTTTGCTGCCAGTGATTGGCTGGTAAGGAACCAGGACGAAAAAGGCGGCTGGCCAATCATGGTGACCCGCAAGCTAGGGGAAGGCTTTAAGTCTTTAGAGCCAGGATGGTACTCTGCCATGGCCCAGGGGCAAGCCATCTCCACCTTGGTCAGGGCCTACTTGTTAACGAAAGACCGAGTATTCCTCAACTCAGCTTTAAGGGCAACAGCCCCCTACAAGTCTCCCTCCGAGCAGCACGGAGTTAAAGCTGTGTTCATGAACAGACATGACTGGTATGAGGAGTAccccaccacacctagctctttTGTTTTAAACGGCTTTATGTATTCTTTAATTGGGCTGTATGACTTAAAAGAAACTGCAGGGGAAAGGCTGGGGAAGGAAGCGGGGTCCTTGTATGAGCGTGGCATGCAGTCCCTGAAGGCCATGCTGCCCTTGTATGACACCGGCTCAGGGACCATCTATGACCTCCGACACTTCATGCTGGGCAGCGCGCCCAACCTGGCCCGCTGGGATTACCACACCACCCACATCAATCAGCTGCAGCTGCTCAGCACCATCGATGACTCCCCGATCTTCAAAGAGTTCGTCAGGAGGTGGAAAAGCTACCTGAAAGGCAGCAGAGCAAAGCACAACTAG